The segment TCATGCGGCTTAGCGGATACCTCACCCGGATTCATCCGGGGCCCTATAGGCAAGATCGTCGTCCGCCTTTAGTCCAAGCCCAGGAGGTACCGCACCGCCGCCAGGTCAAAAAGGGCGTGGCCCACGCTCTTGAAAAGCACGGGGTCCCCTTCTGACCGCTTGCCCAAAAGGGCTTCCCTTAAGGTCACCACTGGCTTAGAAAGGCCCTGAAGCTCCCCGGCCTCCACAAGGGCATCCTCCGTATCGCAATAAACCGCCGCCCGCTCCACCAAGGCCCCGGGCACCTCCCGCATCTCCGGGCGGAAACTCCCCACGGCGGCGATGAAGGTGCCTTCCGGCACCCTCTCGGGCAACACCGGGGTAGGGCTCGAGGTGGCCGTGACGATGAAGGCCACCTCCTCAGGCACCTCAGGGGCCACCCATTCCTCCGCCTCGAGGCCCATACCCCTGGCCTTGGCCAAAAGGGCCTCGGTCCGCTCCCTGCTCCTTCCCCGGATCCACACCCGGCGCAGGGCAAATCCCTCGGCGAAGGCCTCGAGGTGGGCTTCCCCCTGAACCCCAGGCCCCACCAAGAGCAGGGCCCCCTCTCGCCTAGGGGTGAGGAGCCGGGCGGCGAGGAGGGAAAGGGCAGCGGTGCGCCTTTTCGTGATCTCCTCCCCCGGCAGGTGGAAAACCTCCCCGGTATCTAGCCGCTTGGCCCAGACCTCCGCCTGGACCGAAGGGCGGCGATGGGCTTCCACCGTGACCAGCTTGCAAAGGGCCACCTCTTGGTCTGCAGCGGGCATTACCAAAAACTGCCCCCCTGGAATGGGAAGGACCTGCCTTCTCGGAACCTCCGCTTTTCGGAGGAGCACCCTCTCTATAGCCTTAGAAAGCGCCAAATAGCCTGCCATGCCTTTAGAATGCCTCACATGCAGGCCCTTCTCAACACGGTTCTTCCCGTGGCCCTGGTGGTCTTCTCTGGGTATCTGTTGGGAAAGCGCATTCCCATGGACCTCACCACCCTAAGCCGCCTTACCCTCTACCTCCTGGTGCCCGCCCTCATCTTTGACGCCATGTACCGGGCGGAATACTCCCGGGAAGGCTTGGTGGGCCTTGCCTTGGGCTTTACCCTCACCTACCTCCTCCTCTTTCTGGCCATCACCGGGATGGCCAGACTCCTGGGCCTCCCCCCCGAGGCCGCCAAGTCCCTTCTCGTCTGCAGCCTGTTCCCCAACTCCGGCAACATGGGGCTTTCCCTGGTCTACTTCGCCCTAGGAGAAGAGGGCCTGAGGCGGGCCGTGGTGTACTTCATCCTCTCCAGCGTGGTCATGTTCGGCCTGGGGCCGGCCTTCATAAGGGGAGGCAGCCTCAAGGAAGGGCTCCTTTTCACCCTGCGCCTGCCCCTCTTTTACACCCTCCTTCTGGGCCTGCTGCTAAAAGCCCTTGGGGTAAGCCTTCCCTTCCGCCTGGACGAGGGGGTGCGCCTCATGGGCCAGGCGGCCATCCCCGTTCTCCTCCTCACCCTGGGAATGCAGATGAGCCAGACCCGCTTCCAGGTGGGGGCCTTTGAGGGAGTGGCCAGCAGCCTGCGGCTCCTCGTGGCCCCCCTTCTGGCCTACGGGGTGGGGTTTATCCTGGGCCTTCCCCGTCTGGAGCACCAGGTCCTGGTCCTGCAGTCGGCCACCCCGGTGGCGGTGAACGCCTTCCTCCTCACCCGGGAATTTGGAGGGGAAGCCCTGCGGGTGGCCAGGAGCGTGGTGGTTTCCACCTTCCTAGCCTTCCTGACCATTCCCCTTTTTCTCCTCCTCATCGGGGTCCGGTAGCCTGGGCGTCCCCAGGTCCAGCTGGAAAAGAACCCCACCCGCCCAAAGCCCCACCAGGCGGTGGTAGCCCTCGCTCAAGGGAAAGGAAACCCGGTAGAAGCCCACCTCCTCCAGAAAGAGGGTTTTCTCCTGGAGCAAAGCCTCCTCCCGGAACCACTTAAGGTGAAGGTAGCCCGGGGAAGGAAGGCGCTCCACCCTGAGGACCAGGATGACCTCCTCCGTGCCCTTCTCTAGGCGGGCCACCACAAAAGGCCTTTCCGGGGGCAGGGGTTTGCCGGGGTCCAGGGGCAGGAAGGTGTAGCGGCAGCCCGCAAGGAAAAGGAGGAGCGCCACACCCCCAAGCCAGCCGAAGATCCTCATCTCCCCTCCCCGGCGGTGCACAGGGCGAGGAGGGCGATGGCCGCCGTTTCCGCCCGCAAAATCCTCCGGCCCAGGAAGATTGGGGTAAAGCCCTTTTCCTGCAAAAGCTCCACCTCCTCCTCCGCAAATCCCCCTTCCGGTCCCACGGCCAAGGCCAGGGGCTTCCCAAGGTCCAGCACCTCCTGAACCAGGCTTCTTGCTCCCAGATGGGCCACCATACCCTGCTCCACCTTCGGAAGGGCGTTCAGGGGAATGGGAGGCAGGACCTCTGGCACCCTCAGCCTCCCCGACTGCTTGGCCGCCTCCACGGCGATGGCCTGAAGCCTTTTCAGTTTCCCCTCCCCCATCTCCTTGGGCACGGAGTGCCGGGTAACGAGGGGTTGGATGCGGGTGACCCCGAGCTCCGTGGCCGCGCGCACCACCTCGGCAAGCTTGTCCCCCTTTAAAAGGGCGGGGTAAAGGGCCACCTCCACCCCCACCTCCCGCTCCGGACGCCGTTCCTCCAGGATGCGGTAGCGCACCGGCGGCCCCAGCTCCACCACCTCCGCCAGGGCTTCCCGGTCCACGTCGAAGACGGTGAAGCGATCTCCCACCTTGGCCCGCAACACCTCCAGGAGGTGCCGGCTTTCCCTTAAGGGAAGCTCCCCGGTAAGGCCTGGGCTGTAGGCGCGGTGCGGGCGCATGGCTCAGATCCCGTAGGCCAGCAACACCCACTCCCCTTCCCTCTCCTCCTCCAGGAGGGAAAAGCCTTCCCTGGCCATGGCCTCCTTCACCAGGGTGGCCTTTTCCGCCAGGATCCCCGTGAGGAGAAGCCTCCCCCCAGGGGCCAAGGCCTTTGGATAAAGGGGGGCCAGCTCCCGGTGAAGCTCCGCAAACAGGTTGGCCACCAGGAGATCAAAGGGCCCGTAAGGCAGGGCTTCCTCGAGGCTACCCGGGAGGAAGCGGACCCCGGCCCCGTTTCTTCTGGCGTTCTCCTCCGCCTGGGGAAGCACGGTTTCGTCAATATCCACCCCCAAGGCCTTGCCCCCCAGCTTGGCGGCGGCAATGGCCAGGATGCCCGAGCCCGTACCTAGGTCTAGCACCCTTTCCCCAGGACGCAGGTAGCGGGCCAGGGCGGAGAGGGCCAGGCGGGTGGTCTCGTGGTGCCCGGTGCCAAAGGCCATGCCGGGCTCGATCACCAAGGGTATCCCCTCCCCCTCCCAGGGGTGCCAGGGAGCCAGCACAAGGAAGGGCCCAGCCCACACAGGCTTAAGGTCCCGCCGCCAAGCCTCTAGCCAGTCCTCGTCGGGAAACTCCTCCCATACTCCCCCAAAGGGGAGGTCCAGAGGAGCGGGGAAATAGGCCCACACCTCCCCCTCCCGCTCCTCGAGGCCCCGGGCCCCCCGGTCAAAGAGCTCGGGGATCAGGGGGTCCAGCTCCGCCGCCGTACCCTTCAGGCGGTAAACCCACACCTCGCTATTCTACCCGGTAGCGGCAGCAGCTCCCCCCTTCGGCGATGCGCTCCTCCCGAAGGAGGGGTAGGCCCAGGAGCTCCTGGTAAGCCAGGAGTTCGCTTTGGCAAAGGGCCTCGTGCTCCCGGGAGAGGGCCAGCTTGGGGCAGCGCTTCTGGCAAAGGTACAGCTTCCCCCCTTCCTCCACCACCTCCGCCTCGTAGCCCTGCTCCCTCAGGAACTGGGCCAGGCGGGCCAGCCGCTCCCTCAAGGGCAAAGCCCCTAGGTTCAGGGGGGCGAAAAGACTCCGGTTCCTTTCCAGAAGCAGGCGTACTACCCCCTCCTGACCCAGAACCTTTTCCGCTTCTCTAAGCACATCCCCACAAAGGGAAGCGTAGGGAGCCTCCCTGTCCTGGGCTATGTACAGGCGGTAGGGCCGGCCCCGGCCCAGGCACTTCCTCATCTCCGAGCGCACCAGGCCCCGGGCCTCGAGGTCCTGGAGGTGCTTCAAGATGGCCACCCGGCTCACCCCAAGGGCTTCGGCCAGCTCCTTGGCGGTATAGGGCCTGAGCCTCAGGAGGTCCAGAACGCGTTCCTTGGTGCCTTCCAGAACAAGGGCCATATCAGGCCATGGGCAAGGCGATGAAGGCTTGCACGCTGAGGGCGGCGGCCAGCTCCCGGGCCGCCTTGCGGAAGGCTTCCGCCTCGGGACCCTCGGGGGCCTCCACCAGGATGGGCCGCCCGCGGTCGCCGCTTTCCCTAAGGGGGAGGGTGAGGGGGATCTCCCCCAGGAAGCGGGTCTTGAGCTTCTCCGCAAGCCGCCTTCCCCCCCCTTCCCCGAAGATGGGGGTGGGCTTGCCGCAGTGGGGGCAGAGGAAGTGGCTCATGTTCTCCAAAACCCCCAGGACGGGCACCTGAACCTTCTTGAACATGTCCGCAGCCCTCTCGGCATCGATCAGGGCCACCTCCTGCGGGGTGGTCACGATCACCCCACCGGAAACCTTGGTGAGCTGGGTGAGGGAAAGCTGCACATCCCCGGTGCCCGGAGGAAGGTCCACCACCAAATAGTCCAGCTCCCCCCAGTTCACGTCCTCCAGGAATTGCTTTATGGTGCCGTGAAGGATGGGCCCGCGCCAGATCATGGCCTGACCCGGGGGGACGATGTTGGCGATGGAAAGGACCTTGAGGCCAAAGGCCTCGAGGGGGAGGATCTTGCGGTTTTCGTCCACCTTGAGCCTCTGCCCTTCCAGCCCGAACATCTTGGCCTGGCTGGGCCCGTAGAGATCGGCGTCCAAGAGGCCCACCCGGGCCCCCTCCTGCAAGAGGGCCAGGGCCAGGTTGGCGGCCACGGTGCTCTTGCCGACACCCCCCTTGCCGGAGCCCACCGCCACCACGTGCTTCACCCCAGGGATGGGGTACTGCTCGGGAGCCCTAACCCCACCGCCGAAACGCACCCGTACCTCCTCCACCCCCAAAGGATGAAGGGCTCGCTTGATGTCTGCCTCTATCTGGCCCTTTAAGGGACAGGCGGGGGTGGTGAGGTTGACCAGGAGGTCCACCCGGCTTCCCTCCAGCCTCACCTCCCCCACCATGCCCAAGGAAACCAGATCCTTGCCCAACTCGGGGTCCATCACCGTGCGCAGGGCCTCGAGGACCCGCTCTTCCGTAAGCGCCATACCGGGCTCAGGGTATACCCGGATATGGTTTTGGGCAAGGGGGAGACTCACAGTTTTCATCAAAACCCTCCCCAGGCCTGGGCTAATATGGGTTCGCATGTACCCCGAGTGGCGGAAGCAACCCTTCTTTGAACTCCACCTGGCCTGGCTGGTTCAGGGACCCAGGGGCTACGACCTTCTCTTCAAGGTCAACCCCTATAGCCTTTACAAAACCCGCGAGGAAGCCCTGGAGGCCGCCAAAGCCCTTCTAAAGGGAGAAAGGCTGGACCAGGATCCCAAGGTGGGAAGGAACAAGGCTCCCGTACTCCTTTCCCCGGAGGACCACACCCGCTTCCTGGTCCTTTTGGAAAGCGGCAAAGCCCTTTTGCCCCTGGACCGCTATGCCCTTTTGGGAGAGATCTCCTTGGTGGAAGAGCGCCTTCTCCACCGGGCTCCCTTCCGGGACCCCAGCAACGTCCTCTATAGCCTCAAGGACCTCCCCGTCCGGCTCTTCCACACGCCCGTCAACGACCCCGAGGCGGATTCAAAGGAGGTATCCCAGGGAATCCTCCAGCTGGAACCTGAGGGGATACGGGTGGGGGAAACCTTCCTGGCCATCCCCGGGGAAACCCCGATAGAGGGCCTGGCCTACGAGGATGCCTTCTTCGACCTGGGGGAGGGCCACTACTACCTCTATGCGCTTTCCGGTTCCACGCCCTCGTAGAGTCTAAGGTGCCCTCCAAGAGGGCCAACCGGGCCCTTTCTGGGCCAGCATCCCCTGAATGCACCCACCCAGCTTGGGTAAACTATCGGAAGCATGGACCTACCCAAGGCCTACGACCCCAAGACCGTGGAACCCAAGTGGGCGGAGAAATGGGCGAACCACCCCTTTGTGGCCAACCCCAAAAGCGGCAAGACCCCCTTCGTCATCTTCATGCCGCCCCCCAACGTGACGGGAAGCCTGCACATGGGCCACGCCCTGGACAACTCCCTACAGGATGCCCTCATCCGCTATAAGCGCATGCAAGGGTATGAAGCGGTCTGGCTCCCCGGCACGGACCACGCGGGCATCGCCACCCAGGTGGTGGTGGAAAGGCTTCTCCTGAAAGAGGGCAAGACCCGGCATGACCTGGGCCGTGAAGCCTTCCTGAAGCGGGTTTGGGAGTGGAAGGAGGAATCGGGGGGCACCATCCTAAAGCAACTCAAACGCCTTGGGGCCAGCGCCGACTGGAGCCGGGAGGCCTTCACCATGGACGAAGTCCGCTCCAAGGCGGTGCGCTACGCCTTCAGCCGCTACTATCACGAGGGCCTGGCCTACCGGGCCCCCCGCCTGGTCAACTGGTGCCCCCGGTGCGAAACCACGCTTTCGGACCTGGAGGTGGAAACCGAGCCCACCCCGGGAAAGCTCTACACCCTGGCCTACGAGGTGGAAGGCGGCGACCGCCTCGCCATCGCCACCGTAAGGCCGGAAACCGTATTCGCTGACCAGGCCATCGCCGTCCACCCCGAGGACGAGCGCTACCGGCACCTTGTCGGCAAAAAGGCCCGCATCCCCCTCACGAACATCTGGATCCCCATCCTGGCGGACAGCGCCGTGGAGCGGGAGTTCGGCACCGGGGCCCTCAAGGTGACCCCAGCCCACGACCCCCTGGACTACGAGATCGGGGAACGGCACGGACTGGAGCCGGTTTCCGTCATCAACCTGGAAGGACGTATGGAGGGGGAACGGGTGCCCGAGGCCCTGCGGGGCCTGGACCGGTTCGAAGCCCGGAAAAAAGCGGTGGAGCTCTTCCGGGAGGCAGGCCACCTCCTGAAGGAGGAAGACTACACCATCCAGATGGCCACCTGCTCCCGCTGCGGCACGCCCATTGAGTACGCCATCTTCCCCCAGTGGTGGCTTTCCATGAAGCCCCTGGCGGAAAAAGTCATCCAGGGCCTAGAACGGGACGAGATCGCCTTCGTGCCCGAGCGCTGGAAGAAGGTGAACATCGACTGGCTGAGGAACGTCAAAGACTGGAACATCTCCCGCCAGCTCTGGTGGGGGCACCAGATCCCCGCCTGGTACTGTGAGGACTGCGGGGCGGTGAACGTGCCGCACCCTGAGCGCTACCTGGAAGACCCCAAGGTTTGTGAGGCTTGCGGAGGCCAGAACCTCAGGCGGGATGAGGACGTCTTCGACACCTGGTTCTCCTCGGCCCTTTGGCCCCTTTCCACCCTGGGTTGGCCCGAGGCGACGGAGGACCTCCAGGCCTTCTACCCCGGGGACGTCCTGGTCACGGGCTACGACATCCTCTTCCTATGGGTGAGCCGCATGGAGGTCTCCGGCTACCACTTCCGGGGGGAAAGGCCCTTTAAGACCGTGCTCCTGCACGGCCTGGTTCTGGACGAGAAGGGGCA is part of the Thermus caldilimi genome and harbors:
- a CDS encoding 50S ribosomal protein L11 methyltransferase, translated to MWVYRLKGTAAELDPLIPELFDRGARGLEEREGEVWAYFPAPLDLPFGGVWEEFPDEDWLEAWRRDLKPVWAGPFLVLAPWHPWEGEGIPLVIEPGMAFGTGHHETTRLALSALARYLRPGERVLDLGTGSGILAIAAAKLGGKALGVDIDETVLPQAEENARRNGAGVRFLPGSLEEALPYGPFDLLVANLFAELHRELAPLYPKALAPGGRLLLTGILAEKATLVKEAMAREGFSLLEEEREGEWVLLAYGI
- a CDS encoding helix-turn-helix transcriptional regulator; this encodes MALVLEGTKERVLDLLRLRPYTAKELAEALGVSRVAILKHLQDLEARGLVRSEMRKCLGRGRPYRLYIAQDREAPYASLCGDVLREAEKVLGQEGVVRLLLERNRSLFAPLNLGALPLRERLARLAQFLREQGYEAEVVEEGGKLYLCQKRCPKLALSREHEALCQSELLAYQELLGLPLLREERIAEGGSCCRYRVE
- a CDS encoding valine--tRNA ligase — encoded protein: MDLPKAYDPKTVEPKWAEKWANHPFVANPKSGKTPFVIFMPPPNVTGSLHMGHALDNSLQDALIRYKRMQGYEAVWLPGTDHAGIATQVVVERLLLKEGKTRHDLGREAFLKRVWEWKEESGGTILKQLKRLGASADWSREAFTMDEVRSKAVRYAFSRYYHEGLAYRAPRLVNWCPRCETTLSDLEVETEPTPGKLYTLAYEVEGGDRLAIATVRPETVFADQAIAVHPEDERYRHLVGKKARIPLTNIWIPILADSAVEREFGTGALKVTPAHDPLDYEIGERHGLEPVSVINLEGRMEGERVPEALRGLDRFEARKKAVELFREAGHLLKEEDYTIQMATCSRCGTPIEYAIFPQWWLSMKPLAEKVIQGLERDEIAFVPERWKKVNIDWLRNVKDWNISRQLWWGHQIPAWYCEDCGAVNVPHPERYLEDPKVCEACGGQNLRRDEDVFDTWFSSALWPLSTLGWPEATEDLQAFYPGDVLVTGYDILFLWVSRMEVSGYHFRGERPFKTVLLHGLVLDEKGQKMSKSKGNVIDPLEMVERYGADALRFALTYLATGGQDIRLDLRWLEMARNFANKLYNAARFVLMSREGFQAKAEEPTLADRFMQSRLSRGVAEITRFYEALDLAQAAREIYELVWSEFCDWYLEASKPALKAGNAFTLRTLEETLATLLKLLHPLMPFLTSELHQALTGKEELALEAWPQPKATDEEAEAQFEALKQAVTAVRALKAEAGLPLAQEVRVYLEGEATPVVENLEVFRFLARAELLPERPHRALVKAMPKVTVRMPLEGLLDVEEWRRRQEKRLQELLALAERSQKKLSAPGFREKAPKEVVEAEEERLRENLAQIERLREALSQIG
- a CDS encoding 16S rRNA (uracil(1498)-N(3))-methyltransferase, translating into MRPHRAYSPGLTGELPLRESRHLLEVLRAKVGDRFTVFDVDREALAEVVELGPPVRYRILEERRPEREVGVEVALYPALLKGDKLAEVVRAATELGVTRIQPLVTRHSVPKEMGEGKLKRLQAIAVEAAKQSGRLRVPEVLPPIPLNALPKVEQGMVAHLGARSLVQEVLDLGKPLALAVGPEGGFAEEEVELLQEKGFTPIFLGRRILRAETAAIALLALCTAGEGR
- a CDS encoding ornithine cyclodeaminase, which produces MAGYLALSKAIERVLLRKAEVPRRQVLPIPGGQFLVMPAADQEVALCKLVTVEAHRRPSVQAEVWAKRLDTGEVFHLPGEEITKRRTAALSLLAARLLTPRREGALLLVGPGVQGEAHLEAFAEGFALRRVWIRGRSRERTEALLAKARGMGLEAEEWVAPEVPEEVAFIVTATSSPTPVLPERVPEGTFIAAVGSFRPEMREVPGALVERAAVYCDTEDALVEAGELQGLSKPVVTLREALLGKRSEGDPVLFKSVGHALFDLAAVRYLLGLD
- a CDS encoding Mrp/NBP35 family ATP-binding protein, translating into MALTEERVLEALRTVMDPELGKDLVSLGMVGEVRLEGSRVDLLVNLTTPACPLKGQIEADIKRALHPLGVEEVRVRFGGGVRAPEQYPIPGVKHVVAVGSGKGGVGKSTVAANLALALLQEGARVGLLDADLYGPSQAKMFGLEGQRLKVDENRKILPLEAFGLKVLSIANIVPPGQAMIWRGPILHGTIKQFLEDVNWGELDYLVVDLPPGTGDVQLSLTQLTKVSGGVIVTTPQEVALIDAERAADMFKKVQVPVLGVLENMSHFLCPHCGKPTPIFGEGGGRRLAEKLKTRFLGEIPLTLPLRESGDRGRPILVEAPEGPEAEAFRKAARELAAALSVQAFIALPMA
- a CDS encoding AEC family transporter, which codes for MPHMQALLNTVLPVALVVFSGYLLGKRIPMDLTTLSRLTLYLLVPALIFDAMYRAEYSREGLVGLALGFTLTYLLLFLAITGMARLLGLPPEAAKSLLVCSLFPNSGNMGLSLVYFALGEEGLRRAVVYFILSSVVMFGLGPAFIRGGSLKEGLLFTLRLPLFYTLLLGLLLKALGVSLPFRLDEGVRLMGQAAIPVLLLTLGMQMSQTRFQVGAFEGVASSLRLLVAPLLAYGVGFILGLPRLEHQVLVLQSATPVAVNAFLLTREFGGEALRVARSVVVSTFLAFLTIPLFLLLIGVR